In the Helianthus annuus cultivar XRQ/B chromosome 11, HanXRQr2.0-SUNRISE, whole genome shotgun sequence genome, one interval contains:
- the LOC110896804 gene encoding casein kinase 1-like protein HD16: MALGRQRLCICWLKLAILLHTYRLERKLGKGGFGQVYVGRKVIGSLGNTGPVEVALKLEHRNGKGCGYCSPYKCTLNGCYGVPMVRHKGRQEDYYIHRFSVRFT, from the exons ATGGCATTGGGAAGACAACGTTTATGCATATGCTG GTTAAAGTTGGCAATTCTCCTACATACATACAGGTTAGAAAGAAAACTTGGTAAAGGAGGCTTTGGTCAAGTTTATGTAGGAAGAAAGGTGATTGGTAGTTTGGGAAACACAGGCCCTGTTGAG GTTGCTTTGAAATTGGAGCATAGAAATGGCAAGGGATGTGGTTATTGTTCTCCATATAAGTG taCCCTTAATGGGTGTTATGGAGTTCCAATGGTCCGTCACAAAGGACGCCAAGAAGATTATTATATCCAT CGGTTTAGCGTTCGGTTCACCTGA